The following DNA comes from Mercenaria mercenaria strain notata unplaced genomic scaffold, MADL_Memer_1 contig_3419, whole genome shotgun sequence.
CAATTGTCCGTAAGAATCAACTGGCATTTAGAAGAAGTTAAAGAAAGCTGAGTAAAGAGGGGTTTGGGTAttaattaaagtacatgaaaataaaatagtcTAATAATTTATGATACCTTTAGTGACGAGAAATGTGGTACAATGAGAGTCATTTGTGTTTGATGTAACCAATTTGAGCCATCGATGTTTTTTCTCAACATGGAGCCCTCTAAGAACACCTTCTTTAAACTCCATTGAAAACATAATGTTGGCTATTTgtccacattttgtatttttattatccACTTTTCAATACGTGCAGCGAATATAAAATTCTAATACTATACAGGTTACCTATGTATTATGATGCATTATGATACATTATGATACTAAGTAAAAGGTCAAGGCAGTTTTTACAGTTACATTTGTCAACATTTACCAATAAGGGGAAATGGTTCACTTGCTAGCTATAATCTAACGCTTTGATCATccaaacctttaaaaatcttactAGAGTCCTACATTTTAATGCACAAATAATGATAAATGTAGTATTCATCACTGCAACAAGAGCATATGTGTCTAAGAatcattaaattacacgaaatacaaaaaaataatgctgcggttcaactaatttgaatttaccctggtaacaaggtaacccaCCTCCTTAACAAAATACATTCTAAATAGTTTGTCAGCTCGTCtgagacatagtcaccttagcgattggaccaaTTTCATTGCTCAAGAtgctaaaggcgtaggcacttccctgggtcatataattcGTATCCTGACCGACGCCATCTATGACCCTCTTTGTCCTAGATTTTGACGCTTCTATGACAACAATTTTTGTCTGTAGACTCTCAAATCTATTAACGTTACAACTATTTGATTAGGTTTGAGGAAACAAATTCTGTATTAGCATACAACTTAATATTCGGTCTCCATATAATATAGAGATATGATACTTGATTCGGTCGTTCTCCAgtctgttgtccgtccgtcacaaaATTGTGTCCATCTTTTCAATTAGCTTGGTACAAGAGACGATGCGTATAACGCATCTGTCAGACTGTTTTAATGTCACACGGTGGTATATAAGGTCTAACTGATAGTTCATAAATCCTTTGAAAGTATGGaacgcaaacaagcaaaataacagcagacacggtttgactgagtctgtgaAATATGCATTTCCCGCGTCATGTCAGGTAAAGTTCAACGTGGTAAACTGAGAGGTCGAATGACAGCTGGGTAATGTTTTGTGTTCAGTCTAGCctcttgattatttttttttattggcgCACATGTTACAAATAATTACACTTGACTGAGCACTTTATGTCATGATGTTTCTATTTTATGCAAATATTGTTTATAACAAAACCAAGACATTAAATCAGACTGATAGTTATTATTCGTGGCAAAAACtctgaacataaaataaaatctgtgagaagatgtctaaattacattttgtttccaCTGGTTTTCTCATTTCAAATCTCCCACAGCAGGAAGCCGGAAAATGTGGAAAACTGTTCAGCGTGTACAACGTGTCCATTATGGCCACGAATCCTTATCCATACCATTTCACCCTTGTTACACCGAACAGTGGCAGAGTTGAAGCCTTGCCCAAATACGCTGGTGATTCTTCTATCACCAGATGAATATTGGCGAGCAAGCACTGAACCGTCCTTAACAATTTCTGTTTCTGTGTGGTCCCCTTGATCACAGAGCAAAGACGACTGAAACATGTATATCCCATTTACTGGACATATAAAAGAATGTGATACTGTATTGAATGATTGACCTTCGTTGAGCAGGACTTGATCGAACGGTATTGTTTGTTGGTAGCCAAGGTTATTCATCGTAGAAGAAAGAAAGGATGAAAATGCAACTCGGTGTGTTCCGGGAGATGTAAGCTGTCGCTTTCCTACAGAGAGATAGATAGTAGATATGAataatatgcattttatttttgttacataactttaagttttatctttatcattTTGTATGATTATATAGCATGGCTGTATTGCCAAATCTTAGAAAGAATGTTCTGAGAACACACAAGAATTTTCTTTTTCGAAACTAAACACACTGACGAACGAAGTTGCAAATATTTCAGATTCTACTATACAATATCATTTCGCTTAACTTTGGGCTGGAGTTGGTAGGAGTTGGTAGGAGAGAGCTGAAGTGGTGTGAACCtctcattgcctctcatgaacagactccacCGTACCGAGTGTGCATGCTTCAAGGCATCTACTTATAGAattaattattcttcaaaatgcAATATTCCTACTTCGAATCAGTTTTTCGGTTATGTTTGATACTTTATCATGATGTTGATTTCATGTTACTGTAAAAGGGATTTCACTAGGTGCCAGGAGTGGGAGAAGTATTGCACGTTTCAGTTTCAATCAAAAGTCTCAATCACACTCAATCTGTAGTTTTTCGTGTTGGCATTCTACTCGTCTAAACGATTTTCTATACATTTGTTTAACATTCAAAAAGGATTCACACTCTGTGTAAAATTAATCACAAATGCCATACATGTTAACTATTTCTTCCGATAAAGCTTTAGTCAGTTAGAAAGTAGAGAGCGGACACAAGTTTTATTTTTGTCACAACGACCAAAAGACAATATGTACCCCTccgggcattgtttcaggcattaGCGAGCAGCTAGGTAGAACCAGTGATCTCCCGAAAGCCAGTTGGACGGCTTTCTCAAGAACCCAGCTCACTAAGCGATGTTTCGAGGGATTCGAAGTTGACgaccttaaaggtccattactaagggaaagtgagttggcaatttttttcatagccagtgcatagacttctgcaagacactaaataatgaagattggcaggtcaaaatttacagaaggtctttggaactcaaagaaatgtatgtgtattatgttgaaatttcaatgaatcgacagaatgaccccccaggtctttttaactttcttcatacttcatagaaaaataattgtacatatactgcgatttatttcgaatttctacataccaacttccattttccaataaaatgaaatagtttctgtgcttttttaaagaaattaaaatgttcactttccttagtattggacctttaagcagTAGGACACGGAAGCCCAACAACTTCTGTCGTAAACGCACAAATGTTGAATGTTTACTTGAAGAtagcacatatttttttttcttttcaaagatcTGGATTCTTTTCATACCTTTACTATTTATTTTACCTTTATTCTTTAATTTCCTGTGAAACAAGGGCACTTCTTGTGGCACATAATCTGTAGTGAGGAGTTCCCCAGTGTCTGTTTCTTTGCTGTTCATTTTGGATAATTTCATTGCAGGTTTCATTCCGGATCCAACATGTTGTCTGGCAATTTCGTTGTCGTTTAATTTCTCTTCAGTATCAGTAACTTCAGGAAGCTTTTCATTATCGTTAATGTCATCAGATTTGTGTTCATATGCAGTTTCATACAGTTTATGTTCCAAGTCagctattttatttttaaagaatttctCTACAGAATTCTGCCTTTTTTCAGTTTCATAAAGTCTTTCCTCAGCTTCGGCTAACTTGtattgaaagaaattttcaagAGATTTAGAGTTATCTTCAGCAGTTCGAAGTCTGTCCTCCATTTCGGCTAACTTTTTTCCATAAAGTTTTTCTCGCTCCACTAACTGTTCCTTCATGATTGTTAGCTCGGAAATAATGTCAACATCAGCACTTTCAACTGCAGCTGccaaaacatgtatattaaacaCACAAATAATGCAGATAAGAAACATTCTGTTcaatctttgtttttcaaaatgactAAATTTATATTGCATTATCACATATAACCTATTTTGGCCCGATAAGAAGTTCAGGTTAGTGCgttttatgatacatgtatacagtgtaatTCAATATACGGAATATATCTGTTTTCAGCGGACATCGCGATATTGTTATTGTGTTCCTGGATAAAATTAATAAAGACAGTTGTTAATTGCAATGTTATAGATAAAAGTACTTTCCCATTAGGAAAATTAGCGTGAGGTCCAAATGttttaaatcagtctagcaaacaatcaaacacacgaccctatcttttttatttgctgaattttctaagtatattctgaacttttcaaaaatcagagattaatcaaattctacattgtagaaaaatgttcGATccgaacgtacagaactaccttaacgaaAGCTCAAAGTAATCCGTAAACGAGATATTATTCGCACAAGAACGTATAAACAtgtttttaccccccccccctacccccaccccccaaaaaaccccAACAAACAAACGATTTAACGTTGTATCAGTCCATTGCGTATGTAGTAAGAATGTCTACATGAGTTTATCAAACCTGACCGGCTTTTCGATCCGCCTATAATTTCGAAACCGTGTTTTTCGGGTATTGCGGCTTTATTTGGCAAGATACAGACATAAACTACGCGATCCAGACATAGACTACGCATTAGTCTTTGGGTTTCCGAGGGTAGaagttgtcagaatgtttttcccGTTGTAAAAATCGGATAAAATCACAATTTTTCAGTCTTTCAATTATTTTATATGGAAATGTTTTGCGCTACGTAAACTCTTCTGAAACTATTACAATCCGTTCACAAACGAAGTATTCTTTTGTAATATCTGGTGTCATAAATGGCAGGAATTTACCATGGAAAATTCCCCATCAAAATCTTCTTtgacaataaatttaaaattattcaagataatttgaaaaaattaaaatatcctGTTACAACCTTCTGAAAATGATATGTAATATCAATGGTATTGTCTTGTATTTAAAGAGACATCATGGGAAAACCTTGTTACAGAGCTGGTGGAC
Coding sequences within:
- the LOC123537624 gene encoding caprin-2-like, giving the protein MKEQLVEREKLYGKKLAEMEDRLRTAEDNSKSLENFFQYKLAEAEERLYETEKRQNSVEKFFKNKIADLEHKLYETAYEHKSDDINDNEKLPEVTDTEEKLNDNEIARQHVGSGMKPAMKLSKMNSKETDTGELLTTDYVPQEVPLFHRKLKNKGKRQLTSPGTHRVAFSSFLSSTMNNLGYQQTIPFDQVLLNEGQSFNTVSHSFICPVNGIYMFQSSLLCDQGDHTETEIVKDGSVLARQYSSGDRRITSVFGQGFNSATVRCNKGEMVWIRIRGHNGHVVHAEQFSTFSGFLLWEI